The Priestia megaterium NBRC 15308 = ATCC 14581 region GTTTGATAGAAGCGGTGCTTCCTGTCCGCTTTTCATATCAATGAGTCCAAACATTGCCGCTCCGCCTACAACAATAAACATAATGATGGCGAAAATTTTAACGCTTGAAAACCAAAATTCTGTTTCACCAAATGCTTTAGCTGAAAGTGCATTTAGTGAAAAAATTAACGCTCCAAAAATGGCGCACCATAACCAAACGGGCGAGTCTGGGAACCACCTTTGCATTAATTGTCCGGCAGCTAAGAACTCAAGTGCCACCGTTACTGCCCATCCTAGCCAGTACAGCCATCCAATCGCAAAACCGGTTGCAGGGCCGATAAATTTAGTGGAGTATGTTTGAAACGATCCTGCAACTGGCATAGCAACGGATAATTCTCCAAGACACAGCATCGTTAGATACATAATGATCCCTCCTACTAAGTAGGAAATCATTGCTCCCATCGGACCTGCTTCATTGATGGTATAACCTGAACCAAGGAAAAAACCGGTACCAATACATCCTCCTAGTGATATCATAAAAAGATGCCTTGTTTTCATCGTTCTTTTTAATTCTCCTGGCTGTCCCTGTGGAATATTCATCCCATTTCCTCCCTTTGCTGCATAAAAAATGAAATCGCTTTCATTTTTTTAGGTTTATTTTGTTTTTATAGCCGCTTACTAGGTAGCTCTTCATGGCTGAAGTCCATGAATGCCGGATGTTTTTCAAATGGCGCCAGCCCCGTAGCGAGGATGGCAGCCGATTAGCCCTGCATGACCGTTTATTGGATCATAACAGATTTTCTTCTACACGATACCTGTAAGTAGCTCTTTCTTATAAAAGCTTATCACCAAACAATGAACTCATTAACGCAACCGCTACTTCTGCAGTTTTGTTATGCTGATCTAAAATGGGGTTCACCTCTACAAATTCAGCAGATGTAACTATGTCTGCTTCCGCTAGCATTTCCATTGCTAAATGACTTTCTCGGTAGCTGATGCCGCCTTTTACAGGTGTACCTACGCCTGGTGCATCATCCGGATCTAAGCCGTCTAAGTCCAGCGACAGGTGCACGCCGTCTGTGCCGCTTAAATAATCAATCGTTTCTTTCATCACTTGCGTCATACCTAAACGATCAATTTCATGCATGGTATACACTTTAATTCCTTTTTCTTTAATTAACTCTTTTTCACCATCATCCAATGAGCGTGCACCGATAATAACGAGATTTTCAGGTTTAATTTTTGGGGTATACCCTCCAATATTTAAAAGTACAGGATGTCCAATACCAAGGCTCACCGCTAATGGCATGCCGTGAATGTTGCCTGATGGAGATGTTTCAGCTGTGTTTAAATCACCATGAGCATCATACCAAATAACGCCTAAATTTTCTGAACCTTTTGCGACTCCCGCAAGTGTTCCAATCGCAATGCTGTGGTCTCCGCCTAATATTAACGGAAAGCGGTCTTGCTCTCTCACTTCTTCAACTCGTGCAGCAAGCTGTTCATTTCCGCTGGCTACAGCCGCTAAGTTTTTCAAATTCGTATTTTTATCTACGTCTGCCCGCTCTTTAATTTCTACTTTAATATCGCCTTCATCGTGTACGGTATAGCCAAGAGCTTCTAAGCGTGTATTCATGCCTGCATAGCGGATCGCGCTCGGCCCCATGTCTACACCCCTTCTTGTTTGTCCGTAATCCATGGGTACACCGATAATTGAAATGTCTTTTTTCATTTTCTATACCTCCGTTGCATTTTATTCTGTGTGAAGTAAACATAGGTGTTTATTTAACTATGTATTTTTTCATTGATACAGCCCCTCATCTATTTCTTATGCAAAAATGATGCCAACTTTGTTTGTAGCATTCTATCAGTCTTTTTATCACAGGTTTTCTTACACATGCCAAAAAAACTGTCGATTTCTACAACTTTTTGGCAAACCACGCAAATTTTTTTGTCGTTTCGTTTAAAACCGCCAATTTTATTTGCTTTCATAGAAAAGAGATTGCGACATAACAAATTCCATTCAACAGCTAGAAGTAACTACACACAGAAAACCTAAGTTTGTCATACCAATAAAAAAATCCGAACGAGTTGGATTCTTCATCAAGAATCTCAATTCATCGTTCGGATTTTTCTTCACCTAAAATACTTTTGTCCCAGTCTCTTTTTTAATTTGTAATAACATCTCCGTCTTCATCATCGCCTGTATCGTCTTCACCAGGATCTTTTTCTAATGAGACCACTTTCTTTTCGTCATCCCATTTCACTTTGTAGCCAAGTGATTTGGCTACTTTGATAACTGATAAATAAGAGTGATGATTTGGTTTATACAGCTTTAAGTCACTCGAATCAACGACGCCTAAGCCTAACAGCAGGCGATCGGATTGAACGTAAGGCTTTCCATCAATCAGCTTCACTTGCTTATCAGTAAATGGATAAACGGCACGGTTGACTTCAACTGTAAACTCTCCTTTTTTCTCTTCTTTAATTGGTTTTGGCTGTTTGGATACATATTTAATTGCGTCTACTCCTAATACCGTGCCCTGGCGCGTATTATCAGCGCCTCCGTACATTTTCCCCGTTTCATAGTCATAGATAACCGCTTGAACGTTTCCAATATGCTCAGGCTTTTCCTCAAACGCATGTCCTTTAGCCATCATTTCAAGAATTGTATCTTGGCTAAAGCCAGGTTCCCATCTTACGGTTGGATAGCCGCCTGAATAAATACGAGGTGTTAAAATCGCTTTTTGAATCGGCATCTTATGGTCAATAACATTCATAATCGTTTCTGCTACAGACGCTATAATGGTTGGCCCTCCCGGTGAACCAATTGCCATGAACGGCTTTCCGTCTTTTAACAGCATCGTTGGAGACATGCTGCTTCGAGGACGTTTTTTAGGCTCAACCTGGTTCACGCCTCCCGGAGTGGCATCAAAATCCGTCATTTCATTGTTGAGCATAAATCCGTAGTCAGGAACCATAATTCCTGAACCAAAAACTTGTTCAATGGTAGTCGTGTAAGAAACCATGTTTCCCCATTTGTCTACAACAGAGAAATGAGTCGTTTGGCCGATTGGATTTTCTTCCTTTACTGTTGCTTTATTTGGATTTTCTTTCCCTTCATATTTCCAAGGGTCTCCTTCTTTGACATTAGGCGTTGCTTTGTTTGGATTAATTAATTTACGACGTTCTTTAATATAATCTTCATCTAACAGTCCTTTTTTCGGCACTTCGTAAAAGTCTTCATCTGCCATATACGCCGCGCGGTCCGCGAAAGCTAAGTGCATCGCTTCCGTTAAATGCTGCAAATACTGAGGCGTATTGGAACCCATTTTTTCTACATCATAACCTTCCATTAGCTTTAAAATCTGCTGAACGGTTAATCCGCCGGAGCTAGGAGGAGCCGCACTAACCACATCGTAGCCTCGGTAAGTTGTTTTAACCGGCTCACGTTCTTTTACAACGTAATTTTTCAAATCATCCATGGTCATGCTTCCATCGCGTTTTTGAACTTCTTTAACAAGCGCTTTTCCAATTTCTCCTTTATAAAGAGCGTCTGACCCTTCTTTTTGAATAAGCTTTAATGTTTTAGCAAGATCCGGCTGAACAAGCTTATCTCCTTCTTTTAACGGCTTGCCATTCGGCACAAATACATTACCGGCCGTTTGGTATCTTTCAAGCTTGTCCGCATTTTCATCAATGTACTGAGCCATCGACCAATTTACTTTGATTCCTTGTTCTGCTTGAGTAATAGCTGGTTTAATAACATCTGATAAGTCCATTGTTCCGTAATCTTTAAGGGCTGTTTCTACCCCTTTTAGCGTACCAGGAACTCCAACTGCTTTTCCTGTTATGTGACGCTTACTGAAAGGGATGACTTTTCCTTTTGAATCTAAAAACAGCTTAGGCGTGACATCAGCTGGTGCCATTTCACGGCTGTCTAGCATCGTAATTTTATCTTTCTTTTTTTCATAAATCATCATAAAGCCGCCGCCGCCGATACCTGACATCATCGGTTCCACAACGTTGAGAGATAATTGAATGGCAGCTGCCGCGTCTACAGCGTTTCCGCCTTCAGCTAAAACTTTCCTTCCCGCTTCAGCAGCCAGCGGGTGAGATGCCGCTACAATTCCTTGTGTAGCACCTCGTTTCATTGAATGGTCGACACCCGGAACTTCAGCAGCAGCTGGTGTGACAACTAAACTTAAACTAAATAATGCAATAACCAACATCTTCATAACCTTCACCTGGGTCTCCTCCTTCAAATACATTATTTCACATCGTCTGAAACGATGGATTCCACAAGGAATAAATTTGTTTATTATGATATTTCTTACATATGTGTATAAATAAAAAGCAAAGTAAATCAGACCTTTGCTTTTTTTAGTTAGTCGCATGTTTAACTTTTCTCTCTATCCATTTACAATTATCTATATTTTCTAACAATTTATCCATAGGCTGATAGTTTCTTACTATTTTTGGAATTATGTAGACTGAACGCTCTAATAATGTAGAAAATCTAGCAGTTAAGAAGTCGTTGGACTTACATGCACTTCTTAAAATTTCTATAAATATTCCTATTGTTATATAAAAAGCAATTCTTTATGAAAATCAGCATATGTTTCCTAAAAACCAAAAATAAAACAGGACTTTTGATTCACCGTCCTGTTTGCAGCATGTTTTCGACTTTTTTAATATCCGCGTGAGTAGGATTGATTTCTCGGGCATAGGCGATTTGTTCTTTCGCTTTTTCCATTTCTTTTAATTGAATATAGGTTTTTGCGAGTTCGAGCGGCAGCATAACCCCTTCAAAACCAAGATCTTGTGCCCGCTGCAAGTAAGACAGCGATTTTTCGTAATTCCCTCCAAACATAAGCGGAGTTTCCCGGTATTTTATTCCTCGAACGAAGTGCGCCAAGCTTGAAGATGGATTTAATGTTAATGCCTGATGAAGAGCTCTGTCCATTTCTAAATTTAATACCATTTTTTCAAAAATAATTGATTCTTCGATTTGCTTTGCTAAACAAACCGCTAAGTAACAGTACAAATCAGATGCTTGAGGTTTTTTCTTCATTTCTTGTTGAATTTCGCGCTTGATCTCTTTCCACTTACCCTCTTCTAGCTGATTCATGACGTATTCTACATGTATTCCCACCACTTTGCCCTCCTTTTCCTCTTTATCATAAAGGATTTCTGCACAAATGAAAAAAATAAGTGTTCTTCATTTTTCTCAAAAGATCGTTACCGTTAAAAAACAGGCAAATTTCTCAATCACTTAACCCAATTAGTACATAGGATATAGAGAATTTTATTAAAGGAGGTTACACATATGGGCGCAAAAGGCGGTTTTGGTTTTTCATTTATCGTTGTTTTATTTATTCTATTAGTAATCGTAGGATGTTCTTGCTACTACTAATTTTTAGAGGGGATGAACATCATTCATCCTCTCCTATTTCAAAAAAAACCATGCTTTCGCATGGCTACATACCGATTAGATGAATGAGTAGAGGAACTCATTGTTCGGCAATATTGAAGAAATTTTTGGTTTTCACTTCCGCCTAGTATGCCCTTTTTGACGGGGGCTATGCGCAAATAAAGTTAACGTTTAAAAGCGAAAGCCAGACGCACCTACAATAACAAGTAAAACAAATAACACAACGATTAACGCAAAATTTTGTTTTCCCACGTACCATCCCTCACTTCCTGTTATCTGCTTTTAGTGTATGCAACAGCTTGGCAAAATGTTTAGGACAGGGGTGCGGATTTTTTTAACGAGAAAAACCTTCAAATTTCGCCAAAAAAGTGAATCATATTTTTGTTTCTTTCGTTATATATAGTAAGAGATTTTTTTACTATAAAAAAGGGGGGCCTTTAATGCGCCGACATTCTAAATTGCCCATTGTTCTTGTCTTTGCCTTCTTTTTATTCATCGCAACAGTTTTGTGCGTAACCTCTTATATGTCTTGAACGTATAAATAATATAAAAAAAACGCCTCATCGAAGGCGGTTTTTCTACCCTAGCATTATATCTTCATTTGGATAACGAACGGCTTCACGCTTTTGCTTAGATAATGAAAACGCAAGCGTTAATGGCCCCACTTTTCCTAAAAACATGATAAAGATAATAATCACGCGTCCAAAGTACGAAAGTTCAGGAGTTGCTCCCATCGATAAACCTACTGTTCCAAACGCAGAAACAACTTCAAACATAATTTTTACAAACGGCAGGTTTTCCGAAATATTTAACAGGAAAATGGCCCCAAATACAAACATAATTGAAATCATCGTGATGGCTAGTGCCTTAAACACGTGAAGAGGAAGAAGTCGTCTCTTTAATAGCACAATATCTTCCCGGCTTCGTAAAAATGCCCATACAGAAAAAACAATCACCACAAACGTTGTTAGTTTAATACCGCCTCCTGTTGACGCACTTCCTGCACCAATAAACATTAATAAGACCATTAAAAAGACCGTTGCGTCATGCAGGTGAGCTAAATCAATTGTATTAAATCCCGCGGTTCTTGTCGTTACCGCTTGAAAATAAGAAGCCCATACTTTGTCTCCTAACGATAAATTTCCGAGCGTATGCGAATTGCTGTACTCTAAGAAAAAAATAAAAAGCATGGCAGTCACATTAATCGCAAACGTGCTGATAATCATAATTTTTGAATGCAACGTTAGTTTTCTATACGATTTTTTCACCCACATATCAGCAAGAACGGTAAACCCTAACCCACCAATGATGAACAAAAAAGAAATCGTTATGTTAATAATAGGATCTCCAACATACTGCACTAAGTTATCAGAAAGTAGTCCAAACCCTGCGTTATTAAAAGCCGAAATTGAATGAAACAAGCTAAAGAACAGCCCCTTAGACCATCCGAACTCCGGAACCCAGCGTATCGCTAGAAAGATAAGTGCAACAAACTCAATTAAAAATGAAAAGATAAACAGCCTTTTAACTAGCAGGACAACTCCGCCGACGCTCGTTTGATTTAGTGCCTGCTGAACGAGCATACGCTCTTTAAATCCAATTTTTTTACCTAGCATCATAAAAATCAACACGGCAAATGACATAATGCCAAGACCGCCTATTTGAATTAACAGCATAATAATGATTTGACCGATGACGGTAAAACGGGTACCTGTATCTACGACGGCTAAGCCGGTTACTGTCATAGCGGAAGTAGACGTAAAAAGGGCATCTACCCACCGGATTGGCTCAGTAGTAGAAACAGGCATCATCAATAGAAGAGCACCCATAATAATTCCTCCGCCAAAAATGGAGACAAGCAGCTGCGGAGGAGTGAGTTTAATGATTTGTTTTTTCATAAGTTAAACTCCTTCTTCTTCAAAACGGTTCAAATCGCGGTTATGTCCGATGACAATCAGCATATCTCCTTGTTCAATTATTTCATGCGCGGTAGGCGAGATCACCATTTCCCCGTCTTTTCGCTGAAAGCCGATAATATTGCAGCCATACTTGGCACGAATGTTTAAATCAAACAGCGTTTTATTATGAAGTTTCTTAGAGGCGACAATTTCGACGATACTATAATCCTTTGACAATTCAATATAATCAATGATTTTTTCTGACACCACGTGATGAGCAATACGCTTAGCAATATCGCGCTCAGGGTGAATGACTTTATCCGCTCCTATTTTTTCGAGCACTTTTTGATGATACATATTCACTGCTTTTACCCATACTTGCTTAACGCCCATATCTTTTAAAAGCATCGTTGCCAGCACGCTTGCTTCGATATCATCTCCAAACGAAATAAGAGCATGATCAACATTGCGAATACCTAGCCCCTTTAAGCTAGCTTCATCAATCGCGTTTGCTTGCACAACATATGTAGCTGAGTTGCTAAATTTATTTACTACCTCCTGATTGCGGTCAATAGCGAGCACATCCACATCCAGATTAGCAAACTCTTCAACCAAACTGCCTCCAAAACGACCTAATCCCAATACAGCAAACTGTTTTTTCATAATGTATTTATTCCTTTCTTCAACTGCTGTGTGTTCTCTTAGCTTATACTTTTTCTAAAAAATTACATCTTTTTCTTAAAAAAAGCGCAAAAAAACACAGGAAGGCTCCTGTGTTTTTCCACACTCTTCCCCCTCAAAACGCTTGCGAAGTTAGCTGTCGGGTTCGGGTTTTAAGAGTAACCCTACCTTTTTAAGGATTCACCCCGGAGCACAATATGTGCGTACATAATGGGTCCTCCGCTCCGTAATGGATTAAGCGATTTTTATTCAAATATCTATGATCTATTTTTTAGAATAATCGATTCGATTCATGATACGTTTCACTTTACGAAAGCTATCTTACTCCTGTGGATTTTGTCTGTCAAGATATTTTTAGCGAAGACCTCACTTGCCCTGCAAGCTGCAAAAATCATATAAATCTAAACTGACAATCATTTTGTGAAATTGATCAAATAAATTAATAACAGCTAAAAGCTCTAACAGCTGCGTATCACTGTAAAATTTCTTTAATTGATTCATATCAGCATCCGTCAACTCCCTTGGACGCACCCGGTATACATCAATAAATCGAAACAGCAGTCGATCTTTTTCTTCCAGCTCTTTTTCTCTTAACACTTTTTGATTAAGCGTCTCATCGCCTACATATGACATGCTCATACACGTCTCACAGCCGTTAACACCTGCTAGATAAAGCCTTATTTTTTCCTTAGTCTCTTTTTCTATTATATCGCTGTTCCAAAGCGTGTCGTAAAGCTCATCATACAATCTTTTTACATGCGGAATTAAATTCAATGCTTTTTCAAAATTTGTTCCCTCTTCGTTTGCTAACAAAACTCTTGCCATTTTTCACTCACTCCTTTTTAATTATTATAGTAAGAAAAATGGAAATTTCAGATTACAGATAAAACATCTTAGCTACTATTACTAATCAAATGAAACGTTAATGAGAAAGAAGGTTTTCAATTGAAAATTGATGAAATTGATTTATCGATTTTGCAGGCGCTGCAGCAAAACAGCCGCCTTTCCTTACGAGAGCTAGGAAAACAAATTAACTTGTCTCCTCCTTCGGTGGCAGAGCGAGTACGACAGCTAGAGAGCTTTGGTGTTATAAAAGGGTATACGATTGATATTGATTATGAAAAGCTGCATTTGCCCGTGTCGTGTTTTATTGAAGTAACGATGAAAAACGGAGAGCACGAGCGTTTTAAACGATTTATTTCTCAGTATCCCTACGCTTTATTCTGTGAACGCATCGCCGGGCAAGCCTGCTTTATTACAAAGCTTCAGCTTCCTCACCTGCACGTACTCGAACAATTTATTAACGAAATTACACCTTATGCCAAAACGATTTCACACATCGCCCTTTCTCACGTGGAGATGGCTCCTGCATTATTGAGTCATTTAAAAGATGAAAAGTGATTGAAACGTAACGAAAAAATCCGAACGATTGGATTGATCGTTCGGATTTTCTTTCCACTAAACTACTTTTGTCCCAGCCTCTTTTATTCGTCCAACAGCATAAAAAATAACCCTCCAAAGCTGGAGGGTATAAATTTTCCGAATAATGAAAGTTTTACAACTTCATTTTATCAGGTGACGACATTTCTGTCTACTTAAAAATGTAAAAGAGCTCTCTAGTACTAGAGAGCTCTTTTACCTGCTTGTTTTGGAGAAACAATCAATCTATATAAAAGGGAACTACCTAAGGCTGAAAGTCACGTGAAACCTTGGCAGTTCATCCTGGATATACCGGTTGATATGATTCAAAACAAGTTCTTTCATCATTTCTTCTTTGACTTCTGATTCCGTTTTTTTATCTTTTTGTTTTAAAATAAGAATATAATAGACCTTACCCATTTTAATGGGCTTACTACTCTCTCCGATGTGCTGTTTTTTTAAAACATCTATAAAAGAGGGAGATAGACTTGAAAGCTTTAGATTATCGGCATTCTCTATTTTGCTGTCTGTCTGGACATCAGCATATTTTTTTTGAACGTCCTGAAGAGATGTTCCTTTTTGCAGTTCAGCCGCAGCGGCAGCGGCATCATGTAAAGTAGAAAAAGCCAGCTGCGTAAAAGATACGCGCGTTAGATCGTTTTCAATACGTTTATAGTAAGCAGTTAGTTCATCAGACGTAATTTGTTTGCGGAAATATTCTTCTAATTTAAACTGATTCGTTAGCTGGTTGGTTACATCACTAGAACGAATATTTAACACTTCATAACCTTGTTTTCTTGTATCCTCGTTATATGAGCGTTTAATTTGCTTCCACATATCCTCGACTTGTTTTTGTACTTTATCGCTTGTCTTTAGATGTGAAATTAAGATTTTTTGCATAACAAGCTGCCGCAATAACTCTTTGCGGTAGCTTGTATCATTTAGCGGAGCATCTGGATTTAAGAACCCTTCAACGGCTAAAAAACGGTTGAATTCAGCTCCTGTCACCTTGCCTCGCTCATACGCTGCCAGTTCTTTGGTAGAAGATAGCTGACTAATTTCTACAGAAGGAAACATCGTGTTTGAATGCTTCCCTCCGCAGCCGGTTAAAAATCCGAAGGCTGTTAATACTGCTAGTAGCAGCTTTAACGGTGTTGAACTCATCCATTGTTATCCTGCTGCTCTGAAAGCTTCAGAGAAATAGTTTGTTTTTTTCCATTTCGATACACGTCTAATTTTACCGTGTCTCCTACTTTACGTTTTGTGTATAGATATTGACGTAAATCACTGGATGTTTTGACTTCATTTCCATCGATGGCAACAATCACGTCTTTTGATTGTAAACCTGCATCAGAAGCAGAAGAGAATGGTTCAACCGTCGTTACGACAACTCCTTCAGACGTATCGCTGGTTAGGCCTAGCTGGTTTTGTTTTGTTGCAGCTGAAAGCTGACCTACATCTTGAAGACCTACCCCCATATATGGACGCGTTATTTTTCCGTTTTTCATCAGCTGTTCAATCGTCGGCTGCACTTCATCACTTGGAAGAGCAAAGCCGATGCCTTCTACATTGTCTTCTGAAATTTTCATACTGTTGATACCGACTACTTCACCGGAAGAATTGATTAAGGCACCGCCGCTGTTTCCTGGATTAATCGCCGCATCCGTTTGAATTGCATCTACGTTCCAATTTTCTGAAATAGGGACAGAGCGTTTTGCTGCGCTCACGATACCTTGTGTGACCGTACGAGAAAATTGTTCACCAAGAGGATTTCCGATTGCAAGCACCGTTTCACCTGCTACTAAATCCGATGATTTCCCGAACTTCGCCACTTGTTCAACATTTTTGTCAGACATCTCAAGCACCGCTAAATCCGTTAGCGCATCAGCTCCGACAATCTTAGCTTTTTCTTTTTGTCCGTTGGAAAGTGACACTTCTACTTCGCTTGCGCCGTCAATAACGTGGTTATTGGTCACAACGTATGCTTTTCCATTTTCTTTTTTGAAAATAACACCGGAACCCGTTCCTGCTTCTTGCGTTTGGGTATCTCCAGAAAATGGATTTGTTTGCTGTTGAATATTGTTCACGCCTACAACAGCAGCTGATACTTTATTTACAACTGAAACAAGATCTGACTGATTCACGGTTGTGCTTACTGTTCGAGGCGTTGTGCTCGTTGTTGTTGCGGTTTGAGTCTGCGTTGTTTGATTCGCTGTTTGCGTATCAGCTGAATCCATTAACCCCAGCTGCGGAGCACCGTATAGCACAATTCCTCCACCTAGCACTGCTCCGGCGATAGAAGATGCAATCACTGGAAATAAGCGTCTTCTTGGAGGCTGTGATGATGACGCAGGCTGATACTGATCGTAGCGCTGCTGGCGGTTTTCATATTCTTCTTTTCGTTCTTGCTCTCTTTCATAATCACGTGGATCCATGAAAAACACTCCTTTTAACGTAGCAAATTTTATGTTATCTATACTATAAAATAAAAGTTTGGGATAAGTATCAAAACAATGTGTGAAATTGTGAAAAATTTCTTTATAACAGCAAACACGTAGTATAATAGCGGGTACATAGACCTTTAGAGAAACGCACACATATGGCGTAATATGCTTTATTTACCTTAATTTTCATATATTCAGAGGAAGGTGTCAAATTTGAGCTTTACACTATATTTAGTAGAGGATGAACAAAATTTAAACGAAGTTTTAACCCTTTACCTTCAAAAAGAAGGCTGGGATGTTCGCTCATTTTTTAACGGCACGGACGCCAAAGAAATGATTACAACCCCTCCGCATCTGTGGATTTTAGATATTATGCTGCCTGATATTGACGGGTATCAGCTCATTCGCGAAATCAAGCAGCAAACGCCACATGTGCCTGTTATTTTCATCTCAGCCCGCGATGCCGATATTGACCGGGTTCTTGGGCTTGAAATGGGCAGCGACGACTATTTATCAAAGCCTTTTTTGCCTCGTGAACTAGTTATTCGAGCAAACAAACTGCTAAACCGCGTATATGGTTCCAATCAAAAGAAAACCGATACCATTACGCTGACTCCTTATGAAATCGATTTACATACCCGTACAGTCAGTGAAAATGGAAAGCCGATTGATTTAACGTCTAAAGAATTTGATTTTCTCGTCACTATCTCAAAAGACCTTGGACAGGCTTTTTCACGGGAGCAGCTGCTGAATCTCATTTGGGGAGAAGATTATTTCGGCACAGACCGAGTGGTGGATGATTTAGTAAGGCGCGTGCGTAAAAAAATGCCGCAAGCACGAATTGAAACGATTTACGGATACGGATACCGGATGATGAAAGCATGAAAAACAAGTCGCTTGCATTTCAAATTTGGCTCGTCATCTCCGGTATTTTACTGCTTATTTCAATTTTGCTCGCTATTTTATTCCCAACGACGCTCAGGCAGTTCTTCAC contains the following coding sequences:
- a CDS encoding S1C family serine protease — translated: MDPRDYEREQERKEEYENRQQRYDQYQPASSSQPPRRRLFPVIASSIAGAVLGGGIVLYGAPQLGLMDSADTQTANQTTQTQTATTTSTTPRTVSTTVNQSDLVSVVNKVSAAVVGVNNIQQQTNPFSGDTQTQEAGTGSGVIFKKENGKAYVVTNNHVIDGASEVEVSLSNGQKEKAKIVGADALTDLAVLEMSDKNVEQVAKFGKSSDLVAGETVLAIGNPLGEQFSRTVTQGIVSAAKRSVPISENWNVDAIQTDAAINPGNSGGALINSSGEVVGINSMKISEDNVEGIGFALPSDEVQPTIEQLMKNGKITRPYMGVGLQDVGQLSAATKQNQLGLTSDTSEGVVVTTVEPFSSASDAGLQSKDVIVAIDGNEVKTSSDLRQYLYTKRKVGDTVKLDVYRNGKKQTISLKLSEQQDNNG
- a CDS encoding response regulator transcription factor, translated to MSFTLYLVEDEQNLNEVLTLYLQKEGWDVRSFFNGTDAKEMITTPPHLWILDIMLPDIDGYQLIREIKQQTPHVPVIFISARDADIDRVLGLEMGSDDYLSKPFLPRELVIRANKLLNRVYGSNQKKTDTITLTPYEIDLHTRTVSENGKPIDLTSKEFDFLVTISKDLGQAFSREQLLNLIWGEDYFGTDRVVDDLVRRVRKKMPQARIETIYGYGYRMMKA